Within the Terriglobales bacterium genome, the region TGACCACGTCCACGTTGACTTTGAAGGTTTCCGTCCCCTGGTCGTCCTTCTGCGGGGGAGGATTCTGCGCCGAAGCGGCTAGGACGAAGGCCAGCACTGCCGTCACCGCGAACTTCCTTTTGCTTTTCAGGAACACTTTTGAAACCCCCGGGTGGTTTAGACTATCTTAGATGCTGGGAGCGCGAGTTGGGACAGGCTCGCCACCCGGAAAAGGACAGGCCATGCGGAAACGGGGCGGGAAGCTGGCTGGAGTGTTGATGGCGCTCAGCCTGGGCGCGTGGCTGGCGGCTCAGGAAGTGCCGGATGCACCCTCGGCTACCAAGCGTCCGGAGCCGGAGAAGCAGGCCTCGCCGCTGCCGCCGCCTTCCGAGGCGCCTCCTGCCAAGCCCATCCCGCGGCCGGAGATAGCCGCTCCCGAGTCAACCAATCCCCAAGCGCCGCCCATGGTGATGACCACCACCCCGGCGGGCAGCCGGGCGGAGGGCACCGCCGGCAACCGGGAAGAGATGTTCAAGCTGTCCGTGACTTTGAACTTCATCATCGTTCCGGTCACGGTCAAGGACGGCAGCGACCGCCTGGTAGACGGGCTGCTGCGCAAGGATTTTACCGTCTATGAGGACGGGGTGATGCAGCCCTTGAAGCTGTTCACCAGCGATCCCTTCCCGCTCTCCGCGGCGGTGGTGCTGGACCTGGGCGTGCCCGACGTGGTGATGCGCAAGGTGAACGAGACGCTGCCCAGCCTGGTGGGGGCCTTCAGCGCCTATGACGAGGTTTCGCTGTACACCTTCGGCAACAGCGTGGAGCAGCGCCTGGACTATAGCGTGGCGGACGACAAGTTCTCGGCGGCGCTGAAGCGCGAGCGCCGGCCAGGCCGCCAGGGCGGCGTGCCGGTGACCAGCGGGCCGATGGCGGCGGGGCCCAGCGTCAACGGCGTCCCCTTCGACCCGGGCGCCCCACACGTCTCCACGGCGCGGCGGGAGTCGAAGGTGCTGAACGACGCCATCCTGGCGGCGGCGCTGGATCTGGCGCGCCGCGACCGCAACCGCCGCAAGATCCTGTTCGTCATCAGCGACGGCAGCGAGTACGGCAGCCGCGCCAGCTATGGCGAGGTGCTGAAAGTGCTGCTCTCCCACGAGATCTCCGTCTACGCCATCAACGTGGACTCCGCGGCCATCCCGGGCGTCCGCACGCTGGAGGGCATCCACATCCCGCGCATGGGCTACGGCAACCTCCTTCCTCGGTACGCCTCGGCCACGGGAGGGCAGATCTTCCAGGAATTCTCTCAGGACTCCATCGAGCAGGCCTACGCCAAGGTGACCGAGGTGGCACGCAACCAGTACACCCTGGGCTACACCACCCGGGCGACCGCCGCCAACACCTATCGCAGCATCGAGGTCAAGGTGCGCCGGGGCGGCCTGCGGGTGTTTGCCAAGAACGGCTACTACCCGCTGCCCCCTACGCGGTAGTGCATTCCCTTCTTCACGACTTTGGTAACTTCCAAAGTGACCGAAGTCTGCGAAGCAACAGCACTTTGAGCTAGAATCCATACAAGGCTGCGGCGGCTTGTGATATAAGACCAAGTCCCGGCCGTACCCGGCACAAAAGGGTCGGAATCCCCGCGCGCCACGCCCAGCCCGGCACGTCGCGGC harbors:
- a CDS encoding VWA domain-containing protein; the protein is MRKRGGKLAGVLMALSLGAWLAAQEVPDAPSATKRPEPEKQASPLPPPSEAPPAKPIPRPEIAAPESTNPQAPPMVMTTTPAGSRAEGTAGNREEMFKLSVTLNFIIVPVTVKDGSDRLVDGLLRKDFTVYEDGVMQPLKLFTSDPFPLSAAVVLDLGVPDVVMRKVNETLPSLVGAFSAYDEVSLYTFGNSVEQRLDYSVADDKFSAALKRERRPGRQGGVPVTSGPMAAGPSVNGVPFDPGAPHVSTARRESKVLNDAILAAALDLARRDRNRRKILFVISDGSEYGSRASYGEVLKVLLSHEISVYAINVDSAAIPGVRTLEGIHIPRMGYGNLLPRYASATGGQIFQEFSQDSIEQAYAKVTEVARNQYTLGYTTRATAANTYRSIEVKVRRGGLRVFAKNGYYPLPPTR